The Synchiropus splendidus isolate RoL2022-P1 chromosome 1, RoL_Sspl_1.0, whole genome shotgun sequence genome includes a window with the following:
- the LOC128762634 gene encoding UPF0729 protein C18orf32 homolog, with protein sequence MVCIPCIVIPVLLWVYKRFLEPIIYPFISPFINTFWTKKAVQESDTNESGKSNGIQKSELNGAATANGSTIEGNKKMD encoded by the exons ATGGTCTGCATTCCTTGCATCGTCATTCCTGTCCTGTTGTGGGTCTACAAGAGGTTCCTGGAGCCAATCATCTATCCTTTCATTTCTCCATTCATCAACACATTCTGGACCAAGAAAGCAGTGCAGGAGTCTGATACAAATGAGAGTGGAAAATCAAATGGAATTCAAAAG TCTGAACTTAATGGTGCAGCAACTGCGAATGGATCCACTATAGAAGGAAACAAGAAGATGGACTGA
- the dym gene encoding dymeclin, which translates to MGANTSQVSDLSENPSLKTLVGTESISENDPFWNQLISFTFISPTCSGDSKLLEEAVIPLAKTLIENNPRTGNFGALVRIFLGRTKELKISTECQDQLFIWQAHNALFMIRCLLKVFIREMSEEELHLQFSYQERVPGSCGDSGDDDLLEELLSNLIHLIVEVPLLDITYSILFEAVTTLLVFFSYQLFYKDILRDSLIYQHIMKGRCLSLTSRLVKTLLYNFIRQEKCPPPATHIFEPKSEGGLLYGLASGVASGLWSVFTLGGAGSKAGVEQEHNPLPLSNQSLLLLLVLANLTDGPDWPNPYRQAIMCFRNTQDTLSMPAEQPHTFQINFNSLYTALCEQQHSDQATLLLYTLLHQNANMRTYMLSRTDMDNLVLPILEILYHVEERNSHHVYMALIILLILTEDDAFNRSIHEVVLKNISWYTERSLTEISLGSLLILVVIRTIQFNMTRTRDKYLHTNCLAALANMSAQFRCLHQYAAQRIISLFALLSKKHNKVLEQATQSLRGRQGDNTALPDYAQDLNVIEEVIRMMLEIINSCLCNSLHHNPNLVYALLYKRELFEQFRTHPSFQDIMQNLDTVIGFFSQRLEQAGSDLSVERVQEVIMKGAQALPKDRLKKFPELKFKYVEEDQPEDFFIPYVWSLVFNSAVGLYWSPQGIELFSMDSG; encoded by the exons ATGGGAGCCAATACCAGCCAGGTCAGCGACCTTTCTGAGAACCCCAGCCTCAAGACTTTGGTCGGCACCGAATCTATATcagagaacgaccctttctggaaCCAGCTCATCTCATTTACCTTCATCAGTCCCACCTGCAG TGGAGATTCTAAGCTCTTGGAGGAAGCTGTTATTCCCCTGGCAAAGACTCTCA TTGAAAACAATCCAAGAACGGGGAATTTCGGTGCCCTTGTGAGGATTTTTCTTGGACGAACCAAAGAGCTGAAAATCTCGACAGAATGTCAGGA tcAATTGTTCATCTGGCAGGCCCACAATGCTCTTTTTATGATTCGCTGCTTGCTGAAGGTGTTCATCCGGGAGATGAGCGAGGAGGAGTTGCACCTACAGTTCTCCTACCAGGAGAGGGTGCCAGGCTCCTGTGGAG ATTCTGGCGACGATGACCTTCTGGAGGAGCTGTTGTCAAACCTCATTCACCTGATAGTTGAAGTGCCCCTGCT GGACATCACCTACAGCATCCTGTTTGAAGCTGTGACCACACTGCTGGTGTTCTTCTCATACCAATTATTCTACAAAGACATCCTGAGAGACAGTTTAATATATCAGCACATCATGAAGGGACGATG tttatcTCTCACGAGTCGGCTGGTGAAAACCCTGCTGTACAACTTCATCAGACAGGAAAAATGCCCCCCTCCAGCAACCCACATCTTTGAGCCGAAATCAGAAGGCGGTCTGCTTTACGGCCTGGCATCCGGTGTCGCAA GTGGTTTGTGGAGTGTCTTTACATTGGGGGGAGCTGGCAGCAAAGCAGGAGTGGAACAGGAACACAATCCTTTACCTTTGTCCAATCAGAGCCTCTTGTTACTGCTGGTCCTTGCCAATCTGACAGATGGACCTGACTGGCCAAACCCCTACCGCCAGGCAATCATGTGTTTCAGAAACACACAAG ACACATTGTCGATGCCTGCGGAGCAACCTCACACTTTCCAGATCAATTTCAACAGTCTGTACACAGCGCTGTGTGAGCAGCAGCACTCCGACCAGGCCACACTTCTGCTCTACACCCTGCTCCACCAGAATGCCAACATGAGGACGTATATGCTCTCCAGAACCGACATGGACAATCTG GTTTTGCCCATTCTGGAGATCCTCTATCATGTGGAAGAAAGAAATTCCCATCATGTCTACATGGCCCTCATTATCCTGCTCATTCTTACAGAAGATGATGCATTCAATCGCTCCATCCACGAGGTG GTATTAAAGAACATTTCATGGTACACAGAGAGGTCATTGACTGAAATCTCACTGGGTAGTTTGCTCATTCTTGTTGTGATTCGCACCATCCAGTTCAATATGACTCGGACAAGG GATAAGTATCTTCACACCAACTGCCTTGCTGCACTAGCAAACATGTCAGCGCAGTTTCGGTGTCTCCATCAGTACGCTGCTCAGCGCATCATCAG TTTATTCGCTTTGCTTTCCAAAAAGCACAACAAGGTCCTGGAGCAAGCAACACAAAGTCTgagagggagacagggagaCAACACAGCCTTGCCCGACTAT GCTCAGGACTTGAATGTGATCGAAGAAGTCATCCGCATGATGCTTGAAATCATCAACTCCTGCCTGTGCAACTCTCTCCACCACAACCCCAACCTGGTTTACGCGCTGCTCTACAAGAGAGAACTCTTTGAGCAGTTCCGGACTCACCCATCCTTCCAGGACATCATGCAGAACCTGGACACG GTGATCGGCTTCTTCAGTCAGCGTCTGGAGCAGGCAGGAAGTGACCTGTCCGTGGAGAGGGTTCAAGAGGTCATCATGAAAGGCGCCCAGGCTCTGCCTAAAGACAGACTGAAG AAGTTCCCAGAGCTCAAATTCAAGTACGTTGAAGAAGATCAGCCCGAGGACTTCTTCATCCCTTACGTCTGGTCCTTGGTCTTCAACTCTGCAGTCGGCCTCTACTGGAGCCCACAAGGCATTGAGCTCTTCAGCATGGACTCCGGCTAA